The window AAGCCGATGCTCAGCAGACCGGCTTTCTCGTGGAATCCTGGCCCTGCGGACTGGTGATCGAGGTTGGCCCTGTGCCGCAAGGTCTGCTCAATGCCCGGGTCGTTGAACAGACCCGTCTTGGCTTGGAAACGTGCCTTAGGGCGGTGGATCAGGCACGTCAGGGGTTGGCCCGGCTGCCGGACGCTCTGGTGGTGCATCGCCACTTGGGGAGTCGCGATCTCCCGAAGTCGGAGAAAGGAGAGCCGCAGGCCCTGGTTCATCCCGAACTACAGGGGCGCGATTGGCAGGACATCGCCTCAACCCAGCCCATGTTCCGGGCTGCGGATGGGACCGATCGTGGTGAGGGGTGGGTTGAAGGGGAGATTCCGGTGTTTGTGAACGAAGCGGCCTATGCGGAGAAAAGCATCGCTTTTTCCCTCACGCGCCGGGAGGTGTGGCCTGTGGAGCCCACCTGGCTGCCGGCCTTGAAGCAGCTGCTCTCTGCGGCTTAACCGCAGGCCCAAACACCTTTGCCCTCCTCAGAGCAGATCAGATTGCTCGTCTGACCATCCGCCCAATACATCCGCAATCGATCGTCCTCGGTGCCGATCCGCAGGGTGAGGGATCGCAGCGGGCCGGCTGGTGTCTTGCTGTC of the Synechococcus sp. MU1617 genome contains:
- a CDS encoding aspartoacylase, which produces MSSCGVLVVAGTHGNEVNAPWLLQQWQANPDLIDAAGLVVQRVIGNPEALRRRCRYVDRDLNRCFLPEQLKQGASGLEFQRAGELLHLHGPSGEQPCVVAVDLHSTTAAMGNSLVVYGRRPADLALAALVQGALGLPIYLHEADAQQTGFLVESWPCGLVIEVGPVPQGLLNARVVEQTRLGLETCLRAVDQARQGLARLPDALVVHRHLGSRDLPKSEKGEPQALVHPELQGRDWQDIASTQPMFRAADGTDRGEGWVEGEIPVFVNEAAYAEKSIAFSLTRREVWPVEPTWLPALKQLLSAA